In a single window of the Aridibaculum aurantiacum genome:
- a CDS encoding DUF1573 domain-containing protein, producing the protein MKRFTLFMSSLLIAATMYAQAPATQDQNDISKVLDIKTTNHDFGKIAYGKPVEFDVEIKNIGKDSVKIENVKVGCGCTTPKYQAGKSFGPGETVKVTLGFNGFAEGHFEKTADIFFSNGLSKQIRFHGEGYKVPEAPAPANGAVQKIKGGTK; encoded by the coding sequence ATGAAAAGATTTACCTTGTTCATGAGCAGTTTGCTTATTGCAGCAACTATGTATGCTCAAGCACCTGCTACCCAAGATCAAAACGACATTTCTAAAGTGTTGGACATCAAAACAACCAACCACGATTTTGGTAAGATTGCTTATGGTAAGCCTGTGGAATTCGATGTTGAGATCAAAAACATCGGAAAAGATTCTGTAAAGATAGAGAACGTAAAAGTTGGCTGCGGATGTACAACTCCAAAGTACCAGGCTGGCAAATCATTCGGTCCCGGCGAAACAGTAAAAGTAACTTTAGGTTTCAATGGTTTTGCTGAAGGTCATTTTGAAAAGACTGCTGATATTTTCTTCAGCAATGGTCTAAGCAAGCAGATCCGTTTCCATGGCGAAGGGTATAAAGTACCTGAAGCTCCGGCTCCTGCTAATGGCGCAGTACAAAAGATCAAAGGCGGAACTAAATAA
- a CDS encoding potassium channel family protein, which translates to MKFIVFGLGNFGSYLCEQLVQLGHEVIGVDENLEMVDKYKHRITHAIALDATNKEAVEQLPIRDLDAAIVGIGENEGATIMTTALLKQMGVKRIICRVTSPLQKIVLEAMDIQEFVYPEASSAERLALKLDLPGVIDSFQINVNYRLLEVGVPGRYVGRTIAELELEKRYSLVLVTILKRVVNKSIFGHDTSNLKVVGIVPPTTKLEAGDVLLLFGAPRDLENFIEG; encoded by the coding sequence ATGAAGTTTATTGTTTTTGGGCTGGGCAATTTTGGTTCGTATTTATGCGAACAGCTGGTACAGCTGGGTCACGAGGTAATTGGTGTAGATGAGAACCTGGAGATGGTGGATAAATACAAGCATAGGATAACGCATGCCATAGCGCTGGATGCCACTAATAAAGAAGCCGTGGAGCAACTACCCATCCGTGACTTGGATGCAGCTATAGTAGGTATAGGCGAGAATGAGGGTGCTACCATAATGACCACTGCGCTGCTAAAGCAAATGGGTGTAAAGCGGATCATCTGCAGGGTGACCTCGCCGCTGCAAAAGATAGTGCTGGAGGCGATGGATATACAGGAGTTTGTATACCCGGAGGCTTCATCGGCGGAGCGGCTGGCGCTTAAACTTGACCTGCCGGGTGTAATTGATTCTTTCCAGATAAATGTAAACTACCGCCTGCTGGAAGTAGGTGTGCCGGGCCGTTATGTCGGTCGTACTATTGCCGAACTGGAACTGGAGAAGCGGTATAGCCTGGTGCTGGTAACCATCCTGAAAAGAGTGGTGAACAAAAGCATTTTTGGCCACGACACCAGCAACCTGAAAGTAGTAGGGATAGTGCCGCCCACCACCAAACTTGAAGCAGGTGACGTGCTGCTGTTGTTTGGAGCACCTCGCGATCTGGAAAATTTCATTGAAGGCTAG
- a CDS encoding tetratricopeptide repeat protein: MKYGLITILFCLFSVMGMAEKVYDFSPVCQQAYAEIMKLRLEPGKQLLQQARQQNPDNLIPELLEGYIDFFELFFNEDPKQYQARKQAFEKRINAFDEGPTNSPFYRYCKGLAYMQRAAVRIKFSERYGAGWDFKKANSLIKDNRSKYPSFQPNNMIYGPLMVIIGTVPSGYKWITSLFGMRGSVSGGMKMMRNFINSNDPYAKLFGNEAIFYYCYLMYYVENKPDEVFKFIQARKLDVVNNHLYTFMAANLYINNKQTNNAEAILKNMNTSPGYLQTPVWDLELGLINLHQLQLDAALQHLTAFVDDFKGNFYVKDALLKIGWAHYLKGNMAEAERYRLLCIKRGNVDSDADKKAYKDAKAGNWPNPLLLKARLLNDGGYNKEALAQLHGKSEQDFDKPAEALEFSYRVARIYDDLGRDDEAIKYYQRAIALGKSRTEYYAARAALQMGYIYEKRGQKSQAIAAFEECISMDDHDYKDSLDQRAKAGIARVKGD, translated from the coding sequence ATGAAGTACGGACTGATCACCATTTTATTTTGCCTGTTTTCTGTAATGGGCATGGCAGAGAAGGTTTATGATTTTTCGCCTGTTTGCCAGCAGGCGTATGCAGAAATAATGAAACTGCGACTAGAGCCTGGCAAGCAACTGTTGCAGCAGGCGCGCCAGCAAAATCCAGATAACTTGATACCTGAGTTGCTGGAAGGCTATATCGACTTCTTTGAGCTGTTCTTTAATGAAGATCCAAAGCAGTACCAGGCGCGTAAACAGGCTTTTGAAAAACGTATAAACGCTTTTGACGAAGGTCCAACCAATTCACCTTTTTATCGCTACTGCAAAGGATTGGCTTATATGCAACGCGCAGCGGTACGGATAAAATTCAGCGAACGCTATGGTGCCGGGTGGGATTTTAAAAAAGCCAATTCTCTTATCAAAGACAACCGCAGCAAGTATCCATCGTTTCAGCCAAACAATATGATCTACGGCCCGCTGATGGTAATTATTGGCACCGTACCTAGCGGCTATAAGTGGATCACCAGCCTGTTTGGTATGCGTGGTTCTGTATCGGGGGGAATGAAAATGATGCGCAACTTCATTAACAGCAACGACCCTTATGCAAAGCTGTTTGGTAATGAAGCGATCTTCTACTACTGTTACCTGATGTACTATGTGGAGAATAAGCCGGATGAGGTTTTTAAATTCATCCAGGCGCGCAAGCTTGATGTAGTGAACAACCACCTGTACACATTTATGGCGGCTAATCTTTACATAAACAATAAGCAAACAAATAATGCAGAGGCAATTCTGAAGAACATGAACACCAGCCCCGGCTACCTGCAGACGCCGGTGTGGGACCTGGAACTTGGACTGATAAATCTTCACCAACTACAACTGGATGCAGCGCTACAACACCTGACTGCTTTTGTAGATGATTTTAAAGGGAACTTCTACGTAAAGGACGCGTTGCTAAAAATTGGTTGGGCTCATTACCTGAAAGGAAATATGGCTGAGGCCGAACGTTACAGGCTGTTGTGTATCAAAAGAGGTAATGTAGATTCTGATGCTGATAAAAAAGCTTATAAAGATGCCAAAGCTGGAAACTGGCCAAACCCATTGTTGCTAAAGGCGCGCCTGCTAAACGATGGCGGCTACAACAAAGAGGCGTTGGCACAACTACATGGCAAAAGCGAACAGGATTTTGATAAACCAGCTGAAGCATTAGAATTCAGCTACCGCGTAGCGCGCATTTATGATGATCTTGGACGTGACGATGAAGCCATAAAATATTACCAACGAGCAATTGCATTAGGCAAAAGCCGCACTGAATACTATGCAGCCAGAGCCGCTCTGCAAATGGGTTATATCTACGAAAAACGTGGGCAGAAGTCGCAGGCCATTGCCGCTTTCGAAGAATGCATCAGCATGGATGATCATGATTATAAAGACTCTTTAGATCAAAGAGCCAAGGCTGGTATAGCCCGTGTAAAAGGAGATTAA
- the sucC gene encoding ADP-forming succinate--CoA ligase subunit beta, protein MNLHEYQAKELLKRYNVPVQEGIAVDNVMAAEEAYRQIKNDTGNNFAVIKAQIHAGGRGKGKIEGKDQKGVAVAKSLEDVTNIAKNLLGGTLVTIQTGPAGKKVNKILVAQDVYYPGPNDVKEFYLSILLDRTSGQNVIMYSTEGGMDIEEVAHNTPDKIFKEYVHPGGGLQGFQARKIAFNLGLSGDAFKSCVKFVTNLYNAYVGLDCSMLEINPLFKTSDEKIIAVDCKMGLDENSLMRHPDLAAMRDVTEEDPTEVEAGQYNLNFVKLDGNVGCMVNGAGLAMATMDMIKLSGGEPANFLDVGGTANAQTVEAGFKIIMKDPNVKAILINIFGGIVRCDRVAAGVIEAYNKMGNINIPIIVRLQGTNAVEAKKLIDESGLKVQSAIQLSEAAELVKQAVA, encoded by the coding sequence ATGAATTTGCACGAATACCAGGCTAAAGAGCTTTTAAAAAGATACAATGTTCCTGTGCAGGAAGGCATTGCTGTTGACAACGTAATGGCTGCTGAAGAAGCATACAGGCAAATAAAGAACGATACCGGCAACAACTTCGCCGTAATAAAAGCACAGATACATGCTGGTGGTCGTGGTAAAGGAAAAATTGAAGGAAAAGACCAGAAAGGTGTGGCCGTTGCTAAAAGCCTTGAAGATGTGACCAACATCGCTAAAAACCTTCTTGGAGGAACACTGGTTACTATTCAAACCGGGCCTGCAGGAAAAAAAGTAAACAAGATCCTGGTTGCGCAGGATGTTTATTATCCTGGACCTAATGATGTAAAAGAATTTTACCTGTCTATCTTATTAGACCGTACCAGTGGTCAGAACGTGATCATGTACAGCACCGAAGGTGGTATGGACATAGAAGAGGTAGCACACAATACACCTGACAAAATTTTTAAAGAATACGTTCACCCGGGTGGTGGATTGCAAGGTTTCCAGGCACGTAAAATTGCCTTCAACCTTGGCCTTAGCGGCGACGCGTTTAAGAGCTGCGTAAAGTTTGTAACTAACCTGTATAATGCTTACGTTGGCCTTGATTGCAGCATGCTTGAGATCAACCCGCTGTTCAAAACTTCTGATGAGAAGATCATAGCTGTAGACTGTAAAATGGGATTGGACGAGAACTCGTTGATGCGTCATCCTGACCTTGCTGCTATGCGCGATGTAACTGAAGAAGATCCAACAGAAGTAGAGGCTGGCCAGTACAACCTGAACTTTGTAAAGCTGGATGGCAACGTAGGTTGTATGGTGAATGGTGCCGGTCTTGCAATGGCAACCATGGATATGATCAAACTTAGCGGTGGTGAGCCTGCCAACTTCCTTGATGTAGGTGGTACTGCAAATGCACAAACAGTAGAGGCTGGTTTCAAGATCATCATGAAAGACCCGAACGTGAAGGCTATCCTGATCAACATCTTCGGTGGTATCGTTCGTTGCGATCGTGTTGCTGCTGGTGTTATCGAAGCTTACAACAAAATGGGCAACATCAATATTCCTATCATCGTTCGTCTGCAAGGAACAAACGCTGTAGAAGCAAAGAAACTTATTGACGAAAGCGGTTTAAAAGTACAGTCAGCTATACAATTAAGTGAAGCTGCTGAACTGGTTAAGCAAGCTGTAGCATAA
- a CDS encoding Nif3-like dinuclear metal center hexameric protein, translated as MPTIAAAIKVLEELAPPSYQESYDNCGLLVGYAAAECKGILCTLDATEDVIAEAIEKGCNLVVAHHPIIFGGLKKITGRNYVERTVIAAIKNDIAIYAIHTNLDNLLTGVNGKMADKLGLENRKVLLHRQNNLLKLAVFVPEADADKVREAIFKAGGGNIGKYSECSFNIKGTGTFKAGEGTNPHIGEIGKREEANEEKIEVILPVYKRDVVVEAMLEAHPYEEVAYDVVALTNYFQEVGSGLYGELPEPMVEKDFLNMVKEQFGLQALKHTPLMGKPVKTVALCGGAGSFLIKNALGAKADIYITSDIKYHEFFDAEGRMVIADIGHYESEQFTVDLLHDVLEANFPNFAVLKSGVRTNPVQYFM; from the coding sequence ATGCCTACTATAGCCGCCGCAATAAAAGTACTTGAAGAGCTTGCTCCACCTAGCTACCAGGAAAGCTACGACAACTGCGGCCTGCTGGTAGGATACGCAGCAGCAGAATGCAAGGGCATCCTCTGCACACTGGATGCAACGGAAGATGTAATAGCTGAAGCCATTGAAAAAGGCTGCAACCTGGTGGTGGCCCACCACCCCATTATTTTTGGAGGGCTGAAAAAAATTACCGGAAGGAACTACGTTGAGCGTACGGTGATTGCAGCCATAAAAAATGATATAGCTATTTATGCCATTCATACTAACCTGGACAACCTGTTGACAGGTGTGAACGGGAAAATGGCTGATAAGCTGGGCCTAGAGAACAGGAAGGTTTTGCTGCACCGCCAAAACAACCTGCTGAAGCTGGCGGTTTTCGTTCCGGAAGCAGATGCAGACAAGGTCCGTGAAGCCATCTTCAAAGCCGGGGGTGGAAACATAGGCAAGTACAGCGAATGCAGCTTCAATATAAAAGGTACCGGCACATTTAAAGCCGGCGAAGGCACTAACCCTCACATTGGTGAAATAGGAAAACGTGAAGAAGCCAATGAAGAAAAAATCGAGGTGATACTGCCGGTTTACAAAAGAGATGTGGTGGTGGAAGCCATGTTGGAAGCGCATCCTTATGAAGAGGTGGCGTACGATGTGGTAGCGCTTACCAACTATTTCCAGGAAGTGGGAAGCGGGTTGTATGGCGAGTTGCCTGAACCAATGGTTGAAAAGGATTTTCTCAACATGGTAAAGGAGCAATTTGGCCTGCAGGCCCTGAAGCATACGCCGCTAATGGGCAAACCAGTGAAAACAGTTGCACTATGTGGAGGCGCTGGCAGCTTCTTAATCAAAAATGCATTGGGAGCAAAAGCTGATATATATATTACCAGCGACATTAAGTACCACGAGTTCTTTGATGCAGAAGGCAGAATGGTGATAGCTGATATTGGCCACTACGAAAGCGAACAATTTACCGTAGACCTTCTACATGATGTTTTAGAAGCTAATTTCCCTAACTTTGCCGTCCTTAAAAGTGGAGTAAGAACCAACCCGGTACAGTACTTCATGTAA
- a CDS encoding alpha-ketoacid dehydrogenase subunit alpha/beta has protein sequence MSNPQLQTEVNEEVMSYDRFRQEILQDYRTAVLSREASLLGRREVLTGKAKFGIFGDGKELAQIAMAKFFKPGDFRAGYYRDQTFMFSAGLATVEQFFAQLYADPDVNNDPFSAGRQMNAHFSTPFVDGEGNWLDLANRKNVSSDISPTAGQMPRALGLAFASKAFRSLPQVEELQHLSNNGNEICFCTIGDASTSEGHFWETMNAAGVLQVPLALFVWDDGYGISVPKRFQTTKGSVSESLSGMQKTHDSNGINIYKVKGWDYAGMCEVFELALEEMRETHVPALFHVEEITQPQGHSTSGSHERYKTLDRLEWEREWDCNKKFREWIIGNGLGSDEELVDIENEAREHVREAKNSAWSKYINPIKEQVAQAVSLLDAVNVNDVDTYNKLKQLSVGLQGNREPMRRDIMKALGTATRIVKGDAVKEVKEFYLKLKGDNKDLYNTFLYNNGAGSALTVDAVPAKFDQSAATLNGYEILNKFFDQLFASNPKVFAFGEDVGYIGDVNQGFSGLQEKHGDNRIFDTGIRELTIVGQGIGMALRGLRPITEIQYLDYLLYGLQPLSDDVATTHFRTKGQQSCPLIIRTRGHRLEGIWHSGSPMGMIINALRGMHVCVPRNMVQAVGMYNTLMRANDPAIVVECLNSYRLKEKVPTNLLEYSVPLGIPEVVKQGDDITIVSYGSTLRVVQEAAATLDATGISCEVIDVRTLLPFDINHMILESLKKTSRIVFVDEDVPGGATAYMFNKVMEEQGGYRWLDVAARTITAKAHRPSYGSDGDYFSKPNVEEIIEVIQEMMAE, from the coding sequence ATGAGTAACCCCCAACTGCAAACGGAAGTGAATGAAGAAGTAATGTCGTACGATCGCTTTAGGCAGGAGATACTCCAGGATTATAGAACGGCGGTACTTAGTAGAGAAGCAAGCTTGCTTGGCAGGCGGGAAGTGCTGACCGGGAAAGCTAAGTTTGGAATATTTGGTGATGGAAAAGAGCTGGCGCAAATAGCGATGGCAAAGTTTTTCAAGCCGGGCGATTTCAGAGCTGGCTACTACCGCGATCAGACTTTCATGTTCTCTGCTGGCCTTGCTACCGTAGAGCAATTCTTCGCTCAGTTATATGCTGATCCAGATGTAAATAATGATCCTTTTAGTGCAGGCCGCCAGATGAATGCTCACTTTTCTACGCCTTTTGTAGATGGTGAAGGTAACTGGCTGGACCTGGCAAACAGGAAAAATGTATCAAGTGATATTTCGCCTACAGCGGGGCAAATGCCACGTGCATTAGGACTTGCTTTCGCATCCAAAGCTTTCAGAAGCCTTCCGCAGGTTGAAGAGCTGCAACATTTAAGCAACAATGGTAACGAGATTTGTTTTTGTACCATTGGTGACGCCAGCACCAGCGAAGGACACTTTTGGGAAACCATGAACGCAGCTGGTGTACTTCAGGTGCCGCTTGCTTTATTTGTATGGGATGATGGCTATGGCATATCAGTTCCTAAGCGTTTTCAAACAACAAAAGGATCTGTCTCCGAATCCCTATCAGGCATGCAGAAAACCCATGACAGTAACGGGATAAACATTTACAAAGTAAAAGGTTGGGATTACGCAGGTATGTGCGAGGTATTTGAACTGGCACTGGAAGAAATGCGTGAAACACATGTTCCGGCTTTATTTCATGTAGAAGAAATAACGCAGCCACAAGGGCATAGCACCAGTGGTAGCCACGAGCGCTATAAAACTTTGGATAGGCTGGAGTGGGAGCGTGAATGGGATTGTAATAAGAAATTCAGGGAGTGGATCATAGGCAATGGCCTGGGTTCTGATGAAGAATTGGTAGACATAGAGAATGAGGCAAGGGAGCATGTAAGGGAAGCAAAAAATAGTGCGTGGAGCAAATACATAAATCCTATCAAAGAGCAGGTAGCACAGGCTGTTTCTTTATTAGATGCAGTTAATGTAAACGATGTAGACACTTACAACAAGCTGAAGCAACTATCTGTTGGATTGCAAGGTAATCGCGAACCTATGCGACGCGATATCATGAAGGCTTTAGGTACAGCCACAAGAATAGTGAAGGGTGATGCAGTGAAAGAGGTAAAAGAGTTTTACCTAAAACTGAAGGGCGACAACAAAGACTTATATAATACCTTCCTGTATAACAACGGTGCAGGATCTGCACTTACTGTAGATGCTGTTCCTGCTAAATTCGATCAAAGCGCTGCTACCCTGAATGGCTACGAGATCCTGAATAAATTCTTTGATCAGCTATTTGCTTCCAATCCTAAAGTGTTTGCTTTTGGTGAGGATGTGGGCTATATAGGTGATGTGAACCAGGGCTTCAGTGGGCTGCAAGAGAAACATGGCGATAACAGGATTTTTGATACAGGTATCCGCGAGTTGACAATAGTAGGACAGGGTATAGGTATGGCACTAAGAGGTTTGAGACCTATCACTGAAATCCAGTACCTAGATTACCTGCTGTACGGCCTGCAGCCACTGAGCGACGATGTAGCTACTACACATTTCAGGACCAAAGGCCAGCAAAGCTGCCCGCTTATAATTAGGACACGCGGCCACAGGCTAGAAGGCATCTGGCATAGCGGATCACCAATGGGTATGATCATCAATGCGCTGCGTGGAATGCATGTTTGTGTGCCGCGAAATATGGTGCAGGCAGTAGGTATGTACAATACGTTAATGCGTGCAAACGATCCTGCTATAGTAGTAGAATGCCTGAATAGTTACCGACTAAAAGAAAAAGTTCCGACCAACCTGCTGGAGTATTCAGTTCCACTTGGTATACCTGAAGTAGTGAAACAAGGTGATGATATTACCATTGTATCGTATGGCTCTACTTTGCGCGTAGTGCAGGAAGCCGCAGCTACTTTAGATGCTACAGGAATAAGCTGCGAAGTGATAGATGTACGAACGCTTCTTCCATTCGACATTAATCATATGATCCTGGAGTCTTTGAAAAAGACAAGCCGTATCGTTTTTGTAGATGAAGATGTTCCGGGAGGTGCCACTGCTTATATGTTCAATAAGGTGATGGAAGAGCAGGGAGGTTATCGCTGGCTGGATGTGGCAGCAAGAACGATCACTGCTAAAGCACACCGCCCTTCTTATGGCAGCGATGGCGACTACTTCAGTAAGCCAAACGTGGAAGAGATAATCGAGGTGATACAGGAAATGATGGCTGAATAA
- a CDS encoding zinc ribbon domain-containing protein, with product MASVKEFSVQEKLTNLVRLQKIDSKLDEIGILKGELPIEVSDLEDEIQGLHARQTRIEEEINGISDFIEKKKEIIKESEALLAKYEKQSENVKNNREFEAINKEMEMQQLEIKLAEKHIKDANEEIADKIKLLEAAKKQIAAKEGVLNGKKGELEKIIADTEKEENEFRAISENARGALDERLLFSYDRIRKNYRNGLSVVPVLRDSCGGCFNAIPPQKQSEIKQHKKILVCENCGRILVDQDLHENVETK from the coding sequence ATGGCAAGCGTTAAAGAATTTTCTGTTCAGGAAAAATTAACCAACCTGGTAAGGCTTCAAAAAATTGATTCTAAACTGGATGAGATCGGTATCCTGAAAGGGGAACTGCCAATAGAGGTTAGCGACCTGGAAGATGAGATCCAGGGTCTGCATGCTCGTCAAACCCGCATAGAAGAAGAGATCAACGGTATTTCGGATTTTATAGAAAAGAAGAAAGAAATAATAAAAGAGAGCGAGGCGCTGCTGGCAAAATACGAGAAGCAAAGCGAGAACGTAAAGAATAACCGTGAGTTCGAGGCGATTAACAAGGAGATGGAAATGCAGCAGCTGGAAATAAAGCTGGCTGAAAAGCATATTAAAGATGCTAACGAAGAGATAGCTGATAAGATAAAATTGCTGGAAGCTGCTAAAAAGCAGATTGCTGCTAAAGAAGGTGTGCTGAATGGTAAGAAAGGCGAACTTGAAAAGATTATTGCTGATACAGAGAAAGAAGAGAATGAATTTAGAGCTATAAGCGAGAATGCTCGTGGTGCGCTGGATGAAAGACTGTTGTTTTCTTACGATCGTATCCGCAAGAACTACCGCAATGGCCTGAGCGTAGTACCTGTATTGAGAGATAGCTGTGGCGGATGTTTTAATGCTATTCCTCCTCAAAAGCAAAGCGAGATCAAGCAACACAAGAAGATCCTTGTTTGCGAGAACTGTGGTCGTATCCTGGTAGACCAGGATCTGCATGAGAATGTAGAAACCAAGTAA
- a CDS encoding DUF1573 domain-containing protein — MKKILSLLIALVAVSTVFAQGPLEFKVAKHNFGKIKQGVPVTYNFQFTNNSNGVVVIENATAECGCTTPEYPKSPIAKGATKTIKVTYNAEAIGSFTKKVTVKVANVAEPIYLHIEGEVVDAKASAAKPAAKGKPASKKS, encoded by the coding sequence ATGAAAAAAATCCTTTCTCTTCTTATTGCCCTTGTGGCTGTCTCCACTGTTTTTGCTCAAGGTCCATTGGAATTCAAAGTAGCAAAACACAACTTCGGAAAAATCAAACAAGGAGTACCTGTTACTTACAACTTCCAGTTCACCAACAATTCAAATGGTGTGGTAGTAATAGAAAATGCAACTGCTGAGTGTGGCTGTACTACACCTGAGTATCCTAAAAGCCCGATTGCAAAAGGTGCGACAAAAACCATCAAGGTTACTTACAACGCAGAGGCTATAGGTTCATTCACAAAAAAGGTTACTGTAAAAGTTGCCAATGTTGCTGAGCCTATATATTTACATATAGAAGGAGAAGTAGTAGATGCTAAAGCTTCGGCTGCTAAGCCTGCGGCTAAAGGAAAACCTGCAAGCAAAAAGAGCTAG
- a CDS encoding pyridoxal phosphate-dependent aminotransferase: MLTISNRGKMMPPSPIRKLVPYAEAAKKKGTTVYHLNIGQPDIETPKMVLDAVRNSDFTVLEYSHSAGNESYRKKLVKYYASVGIFVDHTQIIITTGGSEAILFGFMTCLDAGDEVIIPEPFYANYNGFAVAADVKVVPITSRIETGFALPPIEDFEKVITPRTKAIVMCNPNNPTGYSYSEAEMQQLKDLLVKHNLYLFADEAYREFTYEGNQFSAMHLKGVDDHVILMDTISKRYSACGGRIGALVTKNKQVLDAAMKFAQARLSPPSFAQIAGEAAIDLPADYFDTTKAEYKSRRDLIVKRLNAMNGVFCPNPGGAFYAMAKLPIDDSDTFCQWLLESFEYKGATVMLAPATGFYGTPGLGKQEVRLAYVLNLAAIDAAMDCLEEALKVYPGRK; encoded by the coding sequence ATGTTAACGATCAGCAATCGCGGCAAAATGATGCCGCCCTCTCCTATCCGCAAGCTTGTACCTTATGCAGAAGCTGCAAAAAAGAAAGGCACTACAGTTTACCATCTTAATATTGGACAACCAGACATAGAAACGCCTAAAATGGTGTTGGATGCTGTGCGCAACAGCGACTTTACAGTACTGGAATACAGCCATAGCGCAGGCAACGAAAGCTATCGGAAGAAGCTGGTGAAGTACTATGCATCGGTAGGCATATTTGTAGATCATACGCAGATCATCATTACAACAGGCGGAAGCGAGGCTATCTTGTTTGGCTTCATGACCTGCCTGGATGCCGGCGACGAAGTGATCATTCCTGAACCTTTCTATGCAAACTATAATGGATTTGCAGTAGCAGCAGATGTAAAGGTTGTTCCTATTACTTCAAGAATAGAAACCGGTTTTGCACTGCCTCCCATTGAAGATTTTGAGAAGGTGATCACTCCACGCACAAAGGCTATTGTGATGTGCAATCCTAATAATCCTACCGGCTACTCGTACAGCGAAGCAGAAATGCAGCAACTAAAGGACCTGCTGGTAAAGCACAATCTTTACCTGTTTGCTGACGAAGCTTACCGTGAATTTACTTATGAGGGTAACCAGTTCAGCGCCATGCACCTAAAAGGAGTTGATGATCATGTGATCCTGATGGACACCATCAGCAAGCGCTACAGCGCATGTGGTGGAAGAATAGGTGCGTTGGTAACCAAGAATAAGCAAGTTCTGGATGCTGCTATGAAATTTGCACAGGCACGACTAAGTCCGCCAAGTTTTGCGCAAATAGCTGGTGAAGCAGCAATAGACTTGCCTGCTGATTATTTTGATACTACCAAAGCTGAATACAAAAGTCGTCGCGACCTGATTGTAAAGCGGCTCAATGCGATGAATGGCGTTTTCTGCCCAAATCCTGGTGGAGCATTCTATGCAATGGCCAAACTTCCAATTGATGACAGCGACACCTTCTGCCAGTGGCTGCTTGAGAGCTTTGAATACAAAGGAGCTACTGTGATGCTGGCCCCAGCAACAGGTTTCTACGGCACGCCTGGTTTAGGTAAGCAGGAAGTTCGCCTGGCTTATGTACTAAACCTTGCAGCCATTGATGCTGCTATGGATTGCCTTGAAGAAGCGCTTAAGGTGTACCCGGGGAGGAAGTAA